A stretch of Henckelia pumila isolate YLH828 chromosome 4, ASM3356847v2, whole genome shotgun sequence DNA encodes these proteins:
- the LOC140864710 gene encoding uncharacterized protein isoform X1 — MTIVTDARTSMALTRFITDRGGLHCLYRFGYMNVIDKGVQLNKDGIEAHLMMETSGHGALKENHFLDDGAYMVVKIIIEMVKMKLEGSNEGIGSLIKDLEEPLESVELRINIVTELRYAKAKGSEVIEVFRNYIEEGRLEGYELDSCGDCWVSEGCLVDSNDTLFLIDAYMYRFLVESGLHKFLEISQIYKKQMHTDILYQWQKVSIDLVLVEKQYNVMCL, encoded by the exons ATGACTATCGTAACCGATGCACGTACGAGCATGGCCTTGACAAGGTTTATCACGGACAGAGGAGGGCTGCATTGCTTGTATAGATTTGGCTACATGAATGTGATTGATAAGGGCGTTCAGCTTAATAAGGATGGAATTGAGGCTCATTTGATGATGGAAACTTCAGGCCATGGTGCCCTCAAAGAGAATCATTTTCTTGATGATG GTGCTTATATGGTCGTAAAAATCATCATTGAAATGGTTAAGATGAAGcttgaaggatcaaatgaaggcATTGGGAGTCTAATAAAAGATTTGGAAGAGCCACTGGAATCAGTGGAGTTGAGAATAAACATTGTTACAGAGCTTAGATACGCCAAGGCCAAAGGCTCTGAGGTCATTGAGGTATTCAGGAACTACATTGAG GAAGGAAGGTTAGAGGGTTATGAACTGGATTCTTGTGGAGACTGTTGGGTGAGTGAAGGGTGCCTCGTGGACTCCAACGACACTTTGTTTCTGATCGATGCCTATATGTATAG GTTTCTTGTAGAGAGTGGATTGCACAAATTTCTTGAAATTTCTCAAATTTACAAGAAACAAATGCATACTGACATTTTATATCAATGGCAAAAGGTCTCTATAGATCTGGTCTTGGTAGAAAAGCAGTATAATGTTATGTGTTTGTGA
- the LOC140863779 gene encoding uncharacterized protein isoform X2: protein MLVFDKEVSKQTNLERFLNCMTPVVPSQLLSQNEMRKLNKLWHPWGRENIDYFTLGDLWDSFDEWSACGLGVSIVSDTGQKLVQYFVPYLSAIQIFTSNSSANCLREETESLSETRNSFSDSFSDESESEKLSRWDGCSSEDGLFEPDNFCHMNDRLGNLYFQYFETSSPYGRVPLMDKIRSLAQRYPGLKSLRSVDLSPASWMAVAWYPIYHIPTGRTIKDFQTCFLTYHTISSSFRDSEDDSENRRNEKRETISLPPFGLATYKMQGDIWVSGESGRDQEKLVSLVSIADSWLKQLQVQHHDFNYFMGIRNG, encoded by the exons ATGTTGGTTTTTGACAAGGAGGTTTCAAAACAAACCAATCTCGAACGCTTCTTGAATTGCATGACACCCGTGGTTCCATCTCAATTATTGTCCCAG AATGAGATGAGAAAGCTTAATAAGCTATGGCATCCTTGGGGTAGGGAAAACATTGACTACTTCACATTGGGTGATCTTTGGGATAGTTTTGATGAATGGAGTGCATGTGGGCTTGGAGTTTCAATCGTTTCTGATACTGGCCAAAAGTTAGTCCAGTATTTTGTGCCTTATCTCTCAGCAATCCAAATTTTCACTAGCAATTCATCTGCAAACTGTTTAAG GGAAGAGACTGAATCCTTAAGTGAGACGCGGAATTCCTTTAGTGATTCGTTCAGTGACGAGAGCGAGAGTGAAAAGCTGTCGAGATGGGACGGATGTTCTTCCGAGGATGGATTGTTTGAGCCAGATAACTTCTGCCATATGAATGACAGATTGGGTAATCTTTACTTTCAGTACTTTGAGACATCTTCTCCTTATGGAAGAGTGCCACTAATGGACAAG ATTCGTAGCTTAGCTCAAAGATATCCGGGATTAAAGTCGTTAAGAAGTGTCGATCTTTCACCCGCTAGTTGGATGGCTGTTGCATG GTACCCGATTTATCACATTCCTACGGGAAGAACAATTAAAGACTTCCAAACGTGCTTTCTCACATACCACACAATTTCTTCTTCCTTTCGAG ATTCTGAAGATGATTCTGAAAACAGAAGAAATGAAAAAAGGGAGACCATATCCCTTCCTCCATTTGGCTTAGCTACTTATAAGATGCAAGGCGACATTTGGGTTTCGGGCGAGAGTGGTCGGGACCAAGAAAAACTGGTGTCCCTTGTGAGCATCGCAGATTCGTGGCTAAAGCAATTACAGGTCCAACATCACGACTTCAACTACTTCATGGGAATTCGAAATGGCTGA
- the LOC140863779 gene encoding uncharacterized protein isoform X1, giving the protein MLVFDKEVSKQTNLERFLNCMTPVVPSQLLSQNEMRKLNKLWHPWGRENIDYFTLGDLWDSFDEWSACGLGVSIVSDTGQKLVQYFVPYLSAIQIFTSNSSANCLREETESLSETRNSFSDSFSDESESEKLSRWDGCSSEDGLFEPDNFCHMNDRLGNLYFQYFETSSPYGRVPLMDKIRSLAQRYPGLKSLRSVDLSPASWMAVAWYPIYHIPTGRTIKDFQTCFLTYHTISSSFRDTDSEDDSENRRNEKRETISLPPFGLATYKMQGDIWVSGESGRDQEKLVSLVSIADSWLKQLQVQHHDFNYFMGIRNG; this is encoded by the exons ATGTTGGTTTTTGACAAGGAGGTTTCAAAACAAACCAATCTCGAACGCTTCTTGAATTGCATGACACCCGTGGTTCCATCTCAATTATTGTCCCAG AATGAGATGAGAAAGCTTAATAAGCTATGGCATCCTTGGGGTAGGGAAAACATTGACTACTTCACATTGGGTGATCTTTGGGATAGTTTTGATGAATGGAGTGCATGTGGGCTTGGAGTTTCAATCGTTTCTGATACTGGCCAAAAGTTAGTCCAGTATTTTGTGCCTTATCTCTCAGCAATCCAAATTTTCACTAGCAATTCATCTGCAAACTGTTTAAG GGAAGAGACTGAATCCTTAAGTGAGACGCGGAATTCCTTTAGTGATTCGTTCAGTGACGAGAGCGAGAGTGAAAAGCTGTCGAGATGGGACGGATGTTCTTCCGAGGATGGATTGTTTGAGCCAGATAACTTCTGCCATATGAATGACAGATTGGGTAATCTTTACTTTCAGTACTTTGAGACATCTTCTCCTTATGGAAGAGTGCCACTAATGGACAAG ATTCGTAGCTTAGCTCAAAGATATCCGGGATTAAAGTCGTTAAGAAGTGTCGATCTTTCACCCGCTAGTTGGATGGCTGTTGCATG GTACCCGATTTATCACATTCCTACGGGAAGAACAATTAAAGACTTCCAAACGTGCTTTCTCACATACCACACAATTTCTTCTTCCTTTCGAG ATACAGATTCTGAAGATGATTCTGAAAACAGAAGAAATGAAAAAAGGGAGACCATATCCCTTCCTCCATTTGGCTTAGCTACTTATAAGATGCAAGGCGACATTTGGGTTTCGGGCGAGAGTGGTCGGGACCAAGAAAAACTGGTGTCCCTTGTGAGCATCGCAGATTCGTGGCTAAAGCAATTACAGGTCCAACATCACGACTTCAACTACTTCATGGGAATTCGAAATGGCTGA
- the LOC140864710 gene encoding uncharacterized protein isoform X2 gives MTIVTDARTSMALTRFITDRGGLHCLYRFGYMNVIDKGVQLNKDGIEAHLMMETSGHGALKENHFLDDGAYMVVKIIIEMVKMKLEGSNEGIGSLIKDLEEPLESVELRINIVTELRYAKAKGSEVIEVFRNYIEEGRLEGYELDSCGDCWVSEGCLVDSNDTLFLIDAYMYRFLVESGLHKFLEISQIYKKQMHTDILYQWQKDNRSRTL, from the exons ATGACTATCGTAACCGATGCACGTACGAGCATGGCCTTGACAAGGTTTATCACGGACAGAGGAGGGCTGCATTGCTTGTATAGATTTGGCTACATGAATGTGATTGATAAGGGCGTTCAGCTTAATAAGGATGGAATTGAGGCTCATTTGATGATGGAAACTTCAGGCCATGGTGCCCTCAAAGAGAATCATTTTCTTGATGATG GTGCTTATATGGTCGTAAAAATCATCATTGAAATGGTTAAGATGAAGcttgaaggatcaaatgaaggcATTGGGAGTCTAATAAAAGATTTGGAAGAGCCACTGGAATCAGTGGAGTTGAGAATAAACATTGTTACAGAGCTTAGATACGCCAAGGCCAAAGGCTCTGAGGTCATTGAGGTATTCAGGAACTACATTGAG GAAGGAAGGTTAGAGGGTTATGAACTGGATTCTTGTGGAGACTGTTGGGTGAGTGAAGGGTGCCTCGTGGACTCCAACGACACTTTGTTTCTGATCGATGCCTATATGTATAG GTTTCTTGTAGAGAGTGGATTGCACAAATTTCTTGAAATTTCTCAAATTTACAAGAAACAAATGCATACTGACATTTTATATCAATGGCAAAAG GATAACAGATCCAGAACTTTATGA